The window ATCGGCGGCTTCTATCTCACCGTGCCGGAGCCGATCGGCGGCTCGATCGACATCGGCGCCATGCATATCTCGGCCTGGCGCTTCACCATCATCGTCATCACGGCGCTGGTGATGGGTGGCTGCTATCTGCTGCTGGCGCGCACCAGCTTTGGCCTGCGCGTGCGCGCCACGCTGGAAAATCCGTCGCTGGCACGCGCCTCCGGAATCTCCACGCCGCTGATCTACGGCGCCACCTTTGCGTTCGGCGCGGCGCTTGCCGGCCTTGCCGGCGCGCTGATCGTCCCCGTGTTCAGCCTGTTCGCCGATCTCGGCCTGCGCTTCCTGATCCAGGGCTTCGTCGCGGTGATGGTCGGCGGCGTCGGCTCCTTCATCGGGCCGGTCGCGGGCGCCGGCGTCATCGGCACGCTCAGTGCCGCGCTGCCCTGGGTGATGGCGCCCGTCGTGGCCGATGTGCTCGTCTTCGTTCTCGCCATCGTCTTCATCAAATTCCGGCCGCAGGGCCTCATTGCTGGAAAAGGGGTTTAGTCACATGTCCGATCGCACTCAGCTCTCCCGCCGCCGCTTCCTCTCGAATTTCGCCTTTGCCTCCGGGGCGGTTGCAACCGGGGTCGGCAGTTGGGTGATCCCGGCGCCCTGGGCCAATGCGGCCGAAGCCCCGATCAAGGTCGGTATCGCCACCGACCTCACCGGGCCGATCGCCTACGCCGGCAATGCCGACGCCAACGTCGCCAAGATGGTGATCAAGGAGATCAACGCCGGCGGCGGTCTGCTCGGCCGCCCGCTCGAGCTCTATATCGAGGACACCGCCTCGAACGAATCCGTCGCGGTCGGCAACGTCCGCAAGCTGATCCAGCGCGACAAGGTCGACATGGTGCTGGGCGGCATCACCTCGTCGATGCGCAACGCCATCAAGGACCCGATCGTCGCGCGCGGCAAGACGCTCTACATCTATCCGCAGCTCTACGAAGGCAAGGAGTGCACGCCCTATCTGTTCTGCACCGGGCCGACGCCGGCGCA of the Bradyrhizobium sp. WSM1417 genome contains:
- a CDS encoding branched-chain amino acid ABC transporter permease; translation: MANAFVAVFEILSFGAIIVLIVLGLGIIASMMGIFNFAQGEFVLLGAYITYLAYAKGLPIWAGMVAAPFIVGALGFVLEALIIRRFYAAPIVAMLGTYALGLIIRESVRGLIGGFYLTVPEPIGGSIDIGAMHISAWRFTIIVITALVMGGCYLLLARTSFGLRVRATLENPSLARASGISTPLIYGATFAFGAALAGLAGALIVPVFSLFADLGLRFLIQGFVAVMVGGVGSFIGPVAGAGVIGTLSAALPWVMAPVVADVLVFVLAIVFIKFRPQGLIAGKGV